The Pseudorasbora parva isolate DD20220531a chromosome 25, ASM2467924v1, whole genome shotgun sequence genome segment ACCTTATTTTAGTTTAATTCATTTAGAAGcgcattttaacttttttacaCTATCCTAAATGTGACTGATTGATATctaacagtttatttatttatttatgcaactAATAAAAAAGgcatacacatttattattgtTTGCATGAATTGCCCAGAGATAAAATATAAAAGCAAAAATATtcagacattttttttcagtataatgatttctgtaatttaCTCACAACATGTAAAACATTTGTCAGGGTTATTAAGGTGGTTTCACATTTAGAAAATacctgttttatatatatatatatatatatatatatatatatatatatatatatatatatatatatatatatatatatatatatatatatatatatatatatagctctggaaaaaaataaaagactgctgaacattgagaaatcaatgttaagtggtctcttacttttttccagagctgtattagTTTGTAACAGGCTATAACTTTTTTTGCTTTTGTAGGCTACTTGTGTTTTAAACCATAActttaatatccaaataaattCCAATCTAAAATGGTTCTCTACTATTgacatttctttatttttaagagtgaacGAGccttcattactcaaaaccacaaaAAGAATTTAATGCGTGGGAAATGTTATTGCAAGTGTGTTAAACGCTGGATCTCCTTCAACCCAAGCCGGTCTGAAAGTCTGTCCAGAATGTCTGTGGGTCTAAACATTCAGGTAGTCGTTTTTCAGCCGGCTTAACCTCGACCCGTGACTGCGAATGATCAGAGAGATGAGTTCGTGTTTATCCTTGAGTCCGGACGAGATGTCCAGAGTCTCCTGTAGAGTGTCCCTCACGTTATACATGGGGTTGATGAAGTTATTGGTAAACTCACTCTCCTCTCTTTGCTCCGTCTCCTGGCTTTGCTTGAATTTCGTCTCCAACTCCAGAAGAGATTTCTCCACGTTTGTAAACGCCTCGTTGATTTGCACAATCTCTCTATTCAGGTATTTGCCGTAACTGTCCTCTCCGTCCAGGTCGTAGGAAATGCTCTTCCCAAGGCTCTCCAGGACGCGCGCTGCGTCTTCGATCTGCTGTTTGACGACGATGAAGTCCTCTCGAATGAGCGAGTCCTGGTCTTCCTCCAGAGGACACGGTCTGCGGTCGATCCATTTGAAAAGCATCTGGCATTTCTCCGGGTCCTCGGTCTCCTCGTAATCACCGTCCGGGACGAAGAAGTGGTGAAAAGTCCCGTTGGACATTTCAGGGAGCAAAGGTCCCGTGTAGACCGCGCCGCAGATCGGCCATAAAAACAGACCAACGGCGAAGGCTAACATGATAGATAGCTTCTGTCCACTCCGAAGGTCTGGCTGACCTGAGAGAGACGATGCGCGCATCTGGAACTCTTCATATGAGTGCGCGCACTAGAGGAGACGCTCATGGCTGTAACCCGAGTCCAGCGCGCCTTTACGCGCTCTCGAATTACCTCACGGAGAGACTAAACACTGTTTGAAAGAGTTTTTAAACTCACATTTTTGCATATATGTGTAGGGTACAACAGGGCTAAAGGCACATATCAAGAAGAATATGCTTTTCACTGCTTCCATAGTGTATGATGGAAAAATATGTTCatattatgttctttttttcatagttattttatatttgttatgCAAAAAAGCTAATTACAATAGGACAAATATGATAGagattcaaattaaataaactatatatttttaggtatagtatgtttatttaaataataataataatgatataaaccaaGTCATGTGCACAAATGTCAAAGTCAGAcgctgtttattatcatgttaattattgtgctttttgcCACAACAGCAGGAGTgccttttacctcaaataccatacttttacatctcaaaatatattcaatcatTTGTATTAATTCTCATTGTcctaataaatcaaaataaataagcattaaatattaaaaattagCACAGAATAGTGTTAATTTTGTCacctatttttaatttagtcttagtcttgtCCTAAATGTCCTTGTTAGTTTTAGTCACAAAACAACTCAAGGTATCTTAGTCAAGTgttagttaaaacattttagacttttttttttacataaattattTCTGAGATTATTTCTAATACCATTTCAGTCAAATAGTGTTTCACACATCTCAAACACTGGTTAAATGTCACAATTAccagatttatatatatatatatacacacaggtccttctcaaacaatttgcatattgtgataaagttcattattttccataatgtaatgataaaaattaaactttcatatattttagattcattgcactccaactgaaatatttcaggtcttttattgttttaatactgatgattttggcatacagctcatgaaaacccaaaatttctcaaaaaattagcatatcatgaaaaggttctctaaatgagctattaacctaatcatctgaatcaactaattaactctaaacacctgcaaaagattcctgaggcttttaaaaactcccagcctggttcattaccgCAAAACcgcaaaaccgcaatcatgggtaagactgccgacctgactgctgtccagaaggccatcattgacaccctcaagcgagagggtaagacacagaaagacatttctgaacgaataggctgttcccagagtgctgtatcaaggcacctcagtgggaagtctgtgggaaggaaaaagtgtggcaaaaaacactgcacaacgggaggtgaccggaccctgagggagattgtggagaaggaccgattccagaccttgggggacctgcggaagcagtggactgagcctggagtagaaacatccagagccgccgtgcacaggcgtgtgcaggaaatgggctacaggtgccgcattccccaggtcaagacactttgggctacagagaagcagcactggactgtagagctgcaactaacgattattttttctgtcgactaatctaacgattattttttcgattagtcgactaatctaacgatttatttttttaccctttgaaatttttcacaattctgtggcaccccctcacataagttacgctagaggtgtaacagtacagactgctcacagttcgctttgtatcacggttttaggttcacgtttcagtacagttcggtatttgctatgttcaggggaaaaaggactactgtcaaatgaaaataaagaaaataagaacagataacttaaatagaagcagcagcacaaataaatactattgagcaaagatga includes the following:
- the fibina gene encoding fin bud initiation factor a, which encodes MRASSLSGQPDLRSGQKLSIMLAFAVGLFLWPICGAVYTGPLLPEMSNGTFHHFFVPDGDYEETEDPEKCQMLFKWIDRRPCPLEEDQDSLIREDFIVVKQQIEDAARVLESLGKSISYDLDGEDSYGKYLNREIVQINEAFTNVEKSLLELETKFKQSQETEQREESEFTNNFINPMYNVRDTLQETLDISSGLKDKHELISLIIRSHGSRLSRLKNDYLNV